ATGTCTCAAAATACCAGTTTCAAAATTAGATAACTGTAGTTTGTCTTCTTGTGATTATACACTTTGATTGAGCCTGATGTGATATCATATGCAtttttcatgggtttttttcttcctttcttacAGATAATTTTGCCCACAGAACAGCAGTACGGCATGCACTAGCAAATGACAAAGAATGGCAGGGAAAATTAATCTCTGCAATTCTCCCCTTGGTAGAGAAGCAGCACAATGAGGTTGCTTATCTGGTGCCCTGGTGTCAACTTGGGAAGCCTCCAAAGGAAGGGGGTGAGCttatcttttcttttgctgattAAAGTTACCGACACTAACAAAAAATGGCTTAAAGTTTAAACCAGATATTGCATAGTTTTATGACCCTTTATGTAACAAATGTGTGTACATGCACCCATGTGGAAAGGGTGACATAACACAGATGAGGGGCAGAGGTTTTCAGAAGGATTTTACACTAACATATGTCAATAACTGACTAGAGTGGTGATCATTAAGGCTGTTAATGACCAGAATTGTGACTTGTTAAATGAACGTGCAACATGACAATGCCATAATAGTGGTCAGAGCAGTCATCCTGGACTTCCTTGTCTTTCCATCAGTGAGAGGACATTTCTTGGATAATCATTGCTCTCTTTCACAGAGATTTTCCTCTTATCAATTTTCTTTGATGCTACTGCTTCTTTCACATAAAGTTTAAAAGATTCCCTACTTTTTTAAAGATACATAGAAGTCAAATATAAGGATCTGCTCCTTGACCTtgccaggcacagaggtgaGACTGTAGTTCTGCAGTTCTTCCTTATGTCTCTTTCTGTAACAATCATAGGTTAGGTGTAGAAATCGTGTTCCTATGTATTTTACTTCTCTCTGTAGCAAATTTGATCTTAATAATATTTACAGTTCCCCAGTTTATGAACACTGGCAGGCTTTCTTGCATGAAGAGACAGGGAACAGACCTTGCTTCAGCCCACAGCACATGTATAGATAGAGGAATCTTTGTTGTTTATTTCCCCAGGATTTGGAATtttatgctgctgctgttgaatTTGAAAGCAGTCTAGTTTTCTCTAATATCTGGAGAGATTACTTCAAACACTGTTGCACTTTATCTCCAGCCCATTGCTGGAGAGTGACACCAGACTCAAGTGTCTGGctttctattactgtgtcaacAATTGTGATCTGAAGTAACTACCTGACCAGAAAGAAGACAAATAACTTTCAGTGGGATTGGAGTTTTTTTGTCAAGTTATGCCATTTCTCTACCAATAAGAGAGATTGCttggcacagcagaggtgctAAACTATTCCTGCTGTGTTGGTTATGCTGTCAGATTTTACTGTGACCAAGTGCCAGGAGTCAAAGGAGTTTGTAATGTCATAAACCACTTCAATGCCAGAAAACATCACCAGTCTTAGAAAAGACACCTGGCATTGCTCAAGCAGCCACCTAGATCCCTCAAACAAGTATGAGCGTTTGTGATACCTGCAGAGTAGTCTGAATGTCCTGAAGTTTCCATGCAACATTGCAAATTGCAAAGTTGGGCTTTGTGTGAAGCCGCCTGTTCTTCAGGGCCCTGGTACTTAGATTTACATTTAGCTTTACTTTAACTGCAGTTAGTGAACCTCTGCTCTTGTGAGCCTCTGGAAGCTGTGAGTTCTTGTGCATGAAGGAAGtttcctgctgtccccaaatgACAGGGAAGTGTTATGCTGATCTTACAGCAAATACACTTGTGGCCATGAGACACAGTTCAAGATCTGGTATATCAGTTTGTATTTCCTTCCTTGTGGtagtgtttgctttttcttctagGTGTATATGAATGGGTTACTTTCCAGATGAAGCCTGGTGGGCCAGCATTGTGGGGTGAAGCATTTCGAGCTGCAATGAATGCTCACATCAACACAGGATATACTAGGTTGATTGGTGTTTTCCACACAGAATATGGATTACTTAACACAGGTACTCATCAATTTCTGATACAGACTTTGGCATGGGAaggggcagaggcagagagaCAAGACCTGTCCTGGATCAGAATTGGCCAGCTTGCTGAAAGTGTTGGTGTGGATCATCAAAGTCCTGTAAACAGTTGTTGAACCCAGCTTTGTGTGTTGGGTTATAGGCTTAAGCCAGTTGCCACAATCTTAAAAGACTGTCAGATCTGATGTTAAAGTCAAACCATGCAATACTGAGTAAAACATCATCCCACCACTGGCATGCCTGGAGAATTGTTTCTGATAACTGCAAGGCATGTAACAGATGAAGGCAGATTGCTAGGACTTGGAGTACGTGCTGTATTGCAGCATAGTAATGCTCAGCTGACTTTATTTGTACTTTCTCAGTCCATGTGTTATGGTGGAACGAGAGCGCAGATGACCGGGCAGCAGGAAGACACAGTGCCCATGAAGATGCCAGAGTTGTAGCAGCTGGTAAGACATGATGAATCTAGAGAACTCACTTGTGTTACCTGCATGCATGCtgagaaaaatattactttcaCTGCAATACTGTCTTACTTaaacatgcattttattttagtgcGTAACAGTGTCAGATTCTTGGAGTCCCAGCAAAATGTACTTCTGATTCCCCTTCAATGCTCACCACTGAAGTAGCTTTCTTCTAAAGGATGCAACTGATGGCAGAAGATGGAAGTGCTGTCAGCAAGTGACATGGATTCCCATACCCTCATGACCTGAGTTGTTCTTCTGTTGGCAAAAAAATAGATGCAAACTAGCAATGTAAATCAGCACTCTTGATCCCAGTTGTTAAACAAGAAGTTTATGATGATATTCCTACATCTCCAGGACAACGAACTTAGCCATATCATGACACAAACCATGCCTCACCAATCTTCTATTTTATCCCTAAGttcttcataatttttcataGCTAGTTTACTTATCAAACTGAATAAGTGAAGTGCCCTTGTCCAGCATTCCAGCCAGGGATGGTATCATTTTTATAACATAGTTTGATGCCTCTTATAATTATCTCATCTAAGTTATTCCACACAATTTAAAATGATGCCTAGAGAGGCtacctggaacagaggctagacagcgttaaaggaataaagtagatatttattaaaaggctttCAAGGGATATGacttgggcagtacaagagcccaGCTGAGGCTCTACCCAAGACATGGCGTGTCacgagttttcacacttttataagttttggtccatttacatacaggGGTTAATTATCCAAatacagcttcaggttatgaagtTCCATTCTCCCAGTTTGCTTTCCTCAATCCACTGTTGTTTGCgctttttgggcctgaagctgtgactgtgtccttggttctcagtTGTCTAACTaaacttgctaacactttatatcATGTTCAGAGTCACATACCAATGCAGTATAGAATCTGATAAGCCCTCAAAGAAGGAAACTCCCACAAATATTTTACCCATTTGTTTTAATCAGACTTCTCACTGGGAAGTTTATATTAATTCTGAGCAATGTCCAACATCAG
Above is a window of Oenanthe melanoleuca isolate GR-GAL-2019-014 chromosome Z, OMel1.0, whole genome shotgun sequence DNA encoding:
- the NIPSNAP3A gene encoding protein NipSnap homolog 3A encodes the protein MLPLALLRRPLAAAARLALPRSGPQVCLATGPRQDNGVFYEIRTYDIKPAKMKEFLGMIDKYLHIRTAHSELVGFWYSELGAMNKVFHIWKYDNFAHRTAVRHALANDKEWQGKLISAILPLVEKQHNEVAYLVPWCQLGKPPKEGGVYEWVTFQMKPGGPALWGEAFRAAMNAHINTGYTRLIGVFHTEYGLLNTVHVLWWNESADDRAAGRHSAHEDARVVAAVRNSVRFLESQQNVLLIPLQCSPLK